The Leifsonia xyli genomic sequence TTCCGGGGACCGCGATCGCGCCGAGGACGACGGCGAACACCGCGCGCTTGCCCGGGAAGTCGTATTTGGCGAGCCCGTAGCCGGCGACCGTGGCCAGCAGCGTCGCGCCTCCCGCGCCGACGACCACGTACAGCAGCGTGTTGCCGAGCCACTGCACGAAGATCCCGCCGCGGTAGGTGAACGTGTCGACGATGTTCTGGATGAGGTTGAAGTCCTTGCCGAACCACAGCCCGAACGACGAATAGAGGTCGGGCTGGCTCTTCGTCGCATTGACGATCAGCCAGACCAGCGGCACGAACGAGTAGATGACGAACAGGATCATCACGATCGTCAGGACGGGCGACTTGCGGATGCGCCGGCCGGAGGAGGCGCCGGCGTTGCTGCGGGCGGCGGCGCGGGACGGCGCCGTACGGGTGCGGGTGCGCGGGCTGCGCGTGTCGGTCAGGGAGGCCATCAGCGGAGCTCCTTCCTCGAGCCGCGGAGCTGGACGACGTAGGCGATCACCGCGGTGACGACGCCCATCACGATCGCGACGGTCGCCGCGTAGTTGAACTGCTGGCCGGCGAACGAGAGGTTGTAGGCGTACATGTTCGGGGTGAAGTAGCTGCTGATCGCGTTCGGCGCCAGCTGCTTCAGGAGATTCGGCTCGTTGAAGAGCTGGAAGCTGCCGATGATCGAGAAGATCGTCGCGATCACCAGCGCACCGCGGATGGCCGGGAGCTTGATGCTGAACACCGTGCGGAACGCGCCCGCGCCGTCGATCTCGGCCGCCTCGTACAGCTCGCCCGGGATGACGCGCAGCGCCGCGTAGAATATGAGCATGTTGTAGCCCATGAACTCCCAGGTGACGATGTTGCCGATCGAGGCGAGCACCCACGGTCCGCTGAGGGGCGCGAGTCCGGTCCCGAGGAGCTGGTTGAGGCTCGCCGTCAGCCCGAACTGGTCGCCGTAGATGAAGCCCCAGATCAGGGCCGCGACGACACCGGGGACCGCGTAGGGGAGGAAGAGCGCGATACGGAAGAATCCCGCGCCGTGCAGACGGGCGCCGTCCAGGGCGAGGGCGGCGATCAGGGAGAGCACCAGCATGATCGGCACCTGCACGACCAGGAAGATCGTCACGCGCCCGAGGGAGGCCCAGAACTTCTCGTCCTGGAAGACCGCGACGTAGTTGCCCAGGCCCACGAACGCGTTGCCGCCGATGAGCTGCTGGCGGAAGAGGCTGAGGTAGATGGCGTAGACGACCGGCGCGATGATCATGGCCGCGAACACGATCATGAATGGTGCGACGAAGGCCCAGCCTCGCCAGTCGCGGCGCGCCTTTCGGAGGCGGCGGGTGCCGCCTGGCGTGGTCGCCTGCGTGAGGGACGTCGTTGTCATGTCTTCCCCGTGGGTTCTGGGTTGGTTCGGATGTTTACGTCAACATCGTGGGCGCCACTCTAACATGTTGACGTCAACACAGCGCAACTCCTTTGTGAGAAGGTGGACCCATGACCGAGCCGATCGCCGACATCCCGACCGCTCCGGCGACCCGCAAGCGCGGACCCTCGCTGGGCGACGTGGCGGCGCACGCGGGTGTGTCCACCCAGACGGTGTCACGTGTCGCGAACGGCCTCACGAACGTGGAGGAGACCACGCGGCAGCGCGTCCTCACCTCCATGCAGGCGCTCGGCTACCGCCCCAACCGCGCCGCCCGTGCGCTGCGCTCGGGCCAGTTCCGCAACATCGGCGTGATGATGTTCACCCTCTCGTCGTACGGCAACATGCGCACATTGGACGCGATCGCGGTCTCGGCGGCCAAGGCGGGGTACTCGATCACGGTCGTCCCGGTCGAGCACCCGACCCAGCAGGACGTCAGCGCCGCTTTCTCGCGCCTCCTGGAGCAGGCCGTCGACGGGATCATCGTGGTGCTCGAGGCGCACATCGCCGACCGCTCGGATGTCGAGCTGCCGTCGGGTCTCTCGGTCGTCGTCGTCGACTCCACCGAGCGACGCGACTACCCGCAGGTCGACACCGACCAGGCGGAGGGCGCCCGCCAGGCGACCGAGCACCTGCTGAGCCTCGGCCACTCCACCGTCTGGCACATCTCCGGTCCGGCCGAGTCGTACTCCGCCGCTCGTCGTGAGGACTCCTGGCGGCGGACCCTCGAGCAGGCCGGAGCGCCGGTCCCGGAGGTGTTCCGCGGCGACTGGTCGACGGCCGCCGGCTACCGCCACGGGCGGGAGATCGCATCCCGTCCCGAGATCACGGCGGTCTTCGCGGCGAACGACCAGATGGCGCTCGGGGTGCTCCGCGCGCTGCACGAGGCCGGCCGCCGCGTGCCCGAGGACGTCAGTGTGGTCGGCTTCGACGACATGGCCGAGTCGGACTCCTTCTGGCCGCCGCTCACCACGGTCCACCAGGAGTTCGAGGCGATCGGACGCCGCGCCCTGGAACTCCTGATCGCCGAGATCGAGGCGCGCCCGGAGCCCGTCCGCTCGTCGGTCATGCCCACGCGTCTGGTCGTCCGCGCCAGCACGGCGCCGCCGGCGGACTAGCGGCGCTCACTGCATGACCTGCTCGATAGAGCGAGATCCCGTGAAGTTCTGACCGTGGGCAGGAAGGGCGCGCTCAGAGCGAGCGGCCTACGACGGCACCGGGGTCCGCGGCCAACGCCCGAACCCGGAGCCGCTCGCTGCGCGCCCTGCTGCGATCGAGCGCCGGACTGCCGGCCGGCCGGATGACATAGCCGGTGCGAGGGTCCAGCTGGTCGACCGCGAGGTCGCCGCCGCTCGAGAGGGTGTAGCCGGCTCGGAGTTCCGCTCGCTCGCGTACCGGCACGAAGATCCACAGTAACCGCGCCGTCAGGATGCCGAAGAGACCCGCGTACAGCAGAGAAAGGAAGACCGCCGTCGGCACGGCCCAGACGTGCGTCCACGTGAGGATGCCGAACGGGAGCATCGCCACGAAGCTGAGCAGCCCTCCGGCGAAAGCGACCACGCCGACGAGGTACATCGTCGTGGAGTGGATACCCGGGGCGAAAGCGCGGCGCACCGGCCGATCGGTCGGCTGGTCGGCAGGCTTCGCTGACGGGATGGGGAGGGCCGCGGTCGCCGTTCCTCGGATCCGCTCGACAGCCTCGAGATGCTCCTGGATCTCCGCGGGTGAGCTGAAGCGGAACCCGGTGAAGCCCCTCGTCGCCTTGATCACGAGGGGGAGGGCTGTGGGATTTCCGTCATGCAGCACCGAGAGCGTGAGCGCCGAGACCTGGCGCCCGCCCGTGACCCCGACGGTCGTCACGCCGACCTCGGCGACTTGCGACCATCCCAGCCGTAAGAACTCGACGACGTTGCGGGCGCCCGCGTAGAAGCGCGCACCTTCGGCGTCGAATTCCACCTCGTAGCCGCCGTTGGCTCCCCGGGCAGCGGGCCGGCCTCCCACGGCGAACAGGCCGGCGGTGGTCGGGTCGCATGCGACTCCCTCCACGACGTAGCCGTGGGGCCACAACGCCTTCACCGCGTCGTACCGCGCGTCGGCCCTCCATCGCATGCAGAGGAGCACAACGACGAAAAGTATCGCCCCGCCGAAGGCGATGGTCGACGCGATGCCGAGCCCGAGCCCGCGGCCCCGGCCGAGCATCTCGAGAACGGTCATCGGGATGGCGAACGCGGGGATGAAGAGGAGCCACCACAACGCGCGAGGCCACCGACTCGGAATCACGGACCACATCCTGCCAGACGAATAAAAGCCCCGCCGATCTCGGCGGGGCTTTCGTCACTGTCTCAACACAGTTCCGTGTGCCTGAAGCACAGTGCGCCACGAGGGATTCGAACCCCCAACCTTCTGATCCGTAGTCAGATGCTCTATCCGTTGAGCTAGTGGCGCATGGCCCGCAAGCAGGCCGGATACGAGCTTACATGACCGCATCCAAGACCGCCAATTGACGGCGGAGGGCGACCTGGCGGTAGGACGTCTCGATCAGCTCGGAGGCTTCCGACCAGTCGGATGCGCCGCGGTCGAGGTCGATTGCGAGCCAGCCGCTCGGGCCCCAGTACTTCGGCACGAACACCCGCGGGTCCTCGCGCCACGCGGGCGCCTCTGCCGGGTCGGGCTTGAACACGAGCGTGTCCGGGCGGCTCATCGCCGCGCCGAGCACCGCGAACGCGCGGCCGCTCTCGCCGGCCTTCCACGACGGACGGCCGTGGTTGAGCGTCTCCACGGCCTCCGGAAGGCGCAGGGCCAGGGCGCGGATGCGATCGACCAGCGGGTCGCCCTCCTCGAACAGGAGCGGGTGATCGCTCATCGCCGTTCCCTTCTCATCGGAACACCTCATCCAGGAAGCACACCATCGCACGCCAGCTGCGGGCGTCCGCCACCGGCCGGTAGCGGTCGGTGCCCGGGATGGTGAAGGCGTGCGGCGCGCCCGAGTAGGTGGTGATCTGCCAGTCCACGTGCGGGGCTCCGCGCAGCTCCTGCTCGAACGCCACCACGGCCTCGTCGGGCACGACGGGGTCGGCGCCGCCCGTGAGCACGAGAAGGGATGCGGCGATCTGGCCGGCGTCCGACGGATCGTGCGCGATCAGGCCGCCGTGGAACGAGACCGTGCCTCGGAGGGGCGCGCCGGTCCGCGCGAACTCGAGGGCCGCGGTGCCGCCGAAGCAGTACCCGATCACCGCGAGCCGCGCGGGGTCGACGGCGGGATGCTGCTGCAGCCAGCTGAAGGCCGCCGCCACGCGCGAACGCAGTAGGGGGAGGTCGCGGTAGTACTTGCCGGCCTCCGCGGGAGCGTCGTCGCCGCTGGGGCGCACGCCCGAGCCGTACAGGTCGGCGGCGAACGCGACGTAGCCGAGCCGGGCGAGCATCTGGGCGCGCATCCGCACGTTGTCGCCGACGCCGTGCCAGTCGTGGAGCACGAGCACCGCCGGGCGGCGCTCGTCCGCCTGCGCGTCCCGCGCCAGGTACCCCTCGAGGGGCAGGCCCTCGTGCTCGTATGTCACCGCCTCGGCCTCGATGACGGCGTGCTCCTGGATGGGCACGCGCTCCAGCAGTGTCTGGAAGGCGGGGGCGAGAGCGGGCGACGGGGTGTCGAGCGACAAGGTGGGACTCCAGGATCGTCACGTCGCACGGACGGCGGGCGCCGCCGGCGGCCTGGCGTGCTGTGGCGGGTCGCGGAACGCGCGGGAGCCCTCGGGTGCGGGTCGGGATCCCACGGTTTTCACCATACCCCGGTTCCCCCTCCGGGCCGCGGACGTACGATGGGCGCATGGCCACCGAG encodes the following:
- a CDS encoding LacI family transcriptional regulator encodes the protein MTEPIADIPTAPATRKRGPSLGDVAAHAGVSTQTVSRVANGLTNVEETTRQRVLTSMQALGYRPNRAARALRSGQFRNIGVMMFTLSSYGNMRTLDAIAVSAAKAGYSITVVPVEHPTQQDVSAAFSRLLEQAVDGIIVVLEAHIADRSDVELPSGLSVVVVDSTERRDYPQVDTDQAEGARQATEHLLSLGHSTVWHISGPAESYSAARREDSWRRTLEQAGAPVPEVFRGDWSTAAGYRHGREIASRPEITAVFAANDQMALGVLRALHEAGRRVPEDVSVVGFDDMAESDSFWPPLTTVHQEFEAIGRRALELLIAEIEARPEPVRSSVMPTRLVVRASTAPPAD
- a CDS encoding sugar ABC transporter permease — encoded protein: MTTTSLTQATTPGGTRRLRKARRDWRGWAFVAPFMIVFAAMIIAPVVYAIYLSLFRQQLIGGNAFVGLGNYVAVFQDEKFWASLGRVTIFLVVQVPIMLVLSLIAALALDGARLHGAGFFRIALFLPYAVPGVVAALIWGFIYGDQFGLTASLNQLLGTGLAPLSGPWVLASIGNIVTWEFMGYNMLIFYAALRVIPGELYEAAEIDGAGAFRTVFSIKLPAIRGALVIATIFSIIGSFQLFNEPNLLKQLAPNAISSYFTPNMYAYNLSFAGQQFNYAATVAIVMGVVTAVIAYVVQLRGSRKELR
- a CDS encoding dienelactone hydrolase yields the protein MSLDTPSPALAPAFQTLLERVPIQEHAVIEAEAVTYEHEGLPLEGYLARDAQADERRPAVLVLHDWHGVGDNVRMRAQMLARLGYVAFAADLYGSGVRPSGDDAPAEAGKYYRDLPLLRSRVAAAFSWLQQHPAVDPARLAVIGYCFGGTAALEFARTGAPLRGTVSFHGGLIAHDPSDAGQIAASLLVLTGGADPVVPDEAVVAFEQELRGAPHVDWQITTYSGAPHAFTIPGTDRYRPVADARSWRAMVCFLDEVFR